The Macaca nemestrina isolate mMacNem1 chromosome 17, mMacNem.hap1, whole genome shotgun sequence genome contains the following window.
ctgcctcagcctcctgagtagctgggattacaggtgcgcacctgtaatgataaataaattagccacacctggctaatttttgcatttttagtagagacggggtttcaccatgttagccaggatggttttgatctcctgacctcgtgatctgcctgcctcggcctcccaaagtgctgggatcacaggcgagTCACTCCGCCCGGccatcttttttttgtgtgtgtgtgtgagatagagtctcattctgttgcccaggctggagtgcagtgggacattcttggctcatcgcaacctctgcctcctgggttcaagtgattctcctgcctcagcctcctgagtaactgggattataggcgcatgccaccatgcccagctaattttttgtatttttagtagagacggggttttgctctgttggccaggctggtctcgaactcctgacctcaagcaatccgcccgccttggcctcctaaagtgctgagattacaggcatgagccaccgcacccagccaaatttctcaattttaaacTAACGCTGCAAAAGAGTTATATTTATGATTGGCAAAATGATTCAACATGAGTATAGTGTCAGATTGATAGTTGAAGTAATTTGAACAATATTATTGTCAAGCACTGTTGACTGGGGCAGACTGCAGACCTGTTTTGGGGGAGTGGAACTGAGCATTTTCAGGTTTGAAAAACACTGCTAAAGACTGCGATTATCTAATGAAAGTGAAAAGGTTAGAGGAGTGGGAGATGTTACATGTCCCTGAGAGTCAGGGGTCCAGTTATCCTACTTGTTCCCCGATCTTTTGCACATTTGGGCATCACTGGAAGCCCTAGAACCTACCACAGAGGGAGCAAGGTTGCCAAGAGAAGTCAGCTGATATTTCCTTGGTCATTGCTTTCCAACTTCAGGAGACAGGCCTCATCAGGCTTCTCCGCCGGGAGATAGCAGCAGTTTTCCAGGACAACCGAATGATAGCCGTCTGCCAGAACGTGGCTCTGAGCGCAGAGGACAAGCTTCTTATGCGACACCAGCTGCGGAAACACAAGATCCTGATGAAGGTCTTCCCCAACCAGGTAGGGAGCAGGCCCCTTGGCATGGGTTGCCCatcttcccccaacccccaccagaCTCAGACCTCACCATCTGCTCCCCAGTGATGATACTTCTTATTCCTCCTCTCCATGAGTCACCGTCTAATCTGGTGTCTAAGCTATGATTAGGGGATGAGAAGACCCTTGGGTTGCACCCTCAGCCTAATGTGGCCCATGACCCACGAGGTGGCTCTTCCTCCCACTTGTTCCCGATGTCATTTTTTCCTGCTGTCCCAGGTCCTGAAGCCCTTCCTGGAGGATTCCAAGTACCAAAATTTGCTGCCCCTTTTTGTGGGGCACAACATACTGCTGGTCAGTGAAGAGCCCAAGGTCAAGGAGATGGTACGGATCTTAAGGACTGTGCCGTTCCTGCCGCTGCTAGGTGAGCAAGCACCCCCGCCAGTTAGGGGTGGGATGAAGAGGGGCAGGTGCTACAGCAGCCTGCTGCCATCTGCTCAGCTTGTCTTGGTAAAACCGTGAACGTTCTTGGAGAGAGCATCCTTTCACGGATGGGGCCTGAGTCAACAGCACATTTATTGAGGGCTGACTGTCATTCCCACACCTGTGTTGTCTCACTACCCCAGGTCACTTCTGCACTGGAGGGAAGACTAGGAAAGGCAGACATGGAGCAGGGAGAGAAATTTCAGATACCTTGAGTCTAACAGTGGGGTAGTGGGTGCTGAAACCCACACAGATGAAGATATTTAAAACAAGTAGCCCAAATAAAGGGTGCCGAGGGCCAGTGACCAGTGTTTCTCAGACTCCCCTGATGCTGACTCACTTAAGGGGCAGAGAATACTGCACGTGTCCCTTGGAAATCCAGATTTCATAGGTCTCTGTGGGGAGGGGGCGGGAcaggaatctgaatttttttttttttttttgagatggagtcgtactctatcaccctggctggagtgcagtgacgcagtctcagctcactgccacctctgtctcctgggttcaagcaattctcctgcctcagcctcttaagtagctgggattacaggcacctgccaccacacccagctgatgtttttttgtatttttagtagagatatggtttcaccatgttggccaggctggtctcgaactcctgacctcaggtgatccacccacctcggccttccaaagtgctgggattacaggcgtgagccactgcgcctggcctcatctgtattctctctctctttttttttttttttctgagatgaagtttcgctcttttcacccagactggagtgcaatggcatgaactcaccttactataacctctgcctccccagttcaaacgattctcctgcctcagcctccggagtagctgggattacaggtgctctccaccatgactggctaatttttatagttttagtagagacagggtttcaccttgttggccaggctggtcttgaactcctgacctcagatgatctgcctgccttggcctcccaaagtgctgggattacaggcatgagccgctacACCTGGCCACCTGATTCTTATTTACAAGGAAGTTTAGGAAACACTGACTTAATAGGGGTTGGGGCCAGGTGGATATATTAAGAGTTTTCTGAGGGAAGAGTGAAGAAGTAGGGATCAATCCCAAGCAGAGTGGGTGTGGTGTGGGGCACAGTGGAACCCAGCTCTTGGGGAAGGCAGGATTTTGAGAAGGGCAATGGAGAGCAAGTTCCTAGAGTCAGAAAGCTGTTTTCAGAGAAGAAAGGCATCTGCAAGGAGCCCAGCTGACCCTGTGTTCTTCCAGGTGGCTGCATTGATGACACCATCCTCAGCAGGCAGGGCTTTATCAACTACTCCAAGCTCCCCAGCCTGCCCCTGGTGCAGGGGGAGCTTGTTGGAGGCCTCACCCACCTCACGACCCAGACCCACTCCCTGCTTCAGCACCAGCCCCTGCAGCTGACCACCCTGTTGGACCAGTACATCAGAGAGCAACGCGAAAAGGATTCTGTTGTGTCCGCCAGTGGGAAACCAGATCCTCCTGACCCTGTTCCGGACTCATAGCCAGCCTATTTAGCCAGCCCTGCGCATAAATACACTCTGCTGTATTGGCTGTGCTCTCCTCCGTGGGAGATGTGGAAGAACTTGGGGTGGGGGAGTGCGTTTGTCACTTGGTTTTCACTAACAATGATATTGTCAGGTATAGGGCCACTTGGAGATGCAGAGGATTCCATTTCAAATGTCAGCCACTGGCTTCATCCTTAGTTTTCCCAACTTGGGACCTGATAGGAGCAAAGTCTCTCTCCGTTCTCCAGGTCCAAGGCAAAGATCCTGAAAAGATAAGGCTATTATCCCCTGCCTCCTTGGTCACTGCCTCTTGCTGCACAGGCTCCTGAGCCCACCCCCTTGGGGCACAACCG
Protein-coding sequences here:
- the LOC105472293 gene encoding large ribosomal subunit protein uL10m isoform X2; this encodes MHFQRQKLMAVTEYIPPKPAIHPACLPSPPSPPQEETGLIRLLRREIAAVFQDNRMIAVCQNVALSAEDKLLMRHQLRKHKILMKVFPNQVLKPFLEDSKYQNLLPLFVGHNILLVSEEPKVKEMVRILRTVPFLPLLGGCIDDTILSRQGFINYSKLPSLPLVQGELVGGLTHLTTQTHSLLQHQPLQLTTLLDQYIREQREKDSVVSASGKPDPPDPVPDS
- the LOC105472293 gene encoding large ribosomal subunit protein uL10m isoform X1; amino-acid sequence: MAAAVAGLLRGGFLPQAGRLPTLQTVRYGSKAVTRHRRVMHFQRQKLMAVTEYIPPKPAIHPACLPSPPSPPQEETGLIRLLRREIAAVFQDNRMIAVCQNVALSAEDKLLMRHQLRKHKILMKVFPNQVLKPFLEDSKYQNLLPLFVGHNILLVSEEPKVKEMVRILRTVPFLPLLGGCIDDTILSRQGFINYSKLPSLPLVQGELVGGLTHLTTQTHSLLQHQPLQLTTLLDQYIREQREKDSVVSASGKPDPPDPVPDS